One Hydrogenophaga crassostreae genomic region harbors:
- a CDS encoding excalibur calcium-binding domain-containing protein — protein sequence MNTPANRFNGTLKKWNDERGFGFLVAEHGGQELFVHVSAFPRGGRPPMVGEALSFEVEPDKDGRKRAVRVRRPGDAEPRQARQHDQARPRGRSSPPRRAESNSWVSSVIGLLLLAGAGWYAYGQYSERVVALPEATPQGVMNPEPWTKPRATQPNRYQCDGRQHCSQMTSCEEAKFFIRNCPDTKMDGDRDGVPCEQQLCTGIFGGSGVL from the coding sequence ATGAACACCCCTGCCAACCGCTTCAACGGCACGCTTAAGAAATGGAACGATGAGCGGGGCTTTGGTTTTTTGGTGGCCGAGCATGGCGGGCAAGAGTTGTTCGTTCATGTGTCGGCCTTCCCGCGCGGTGGGCGGCCGCCGATGGTGGGCGAAGCTTTGTCGTTTGAAGTTGAGCCGGACAAGGATGGCCGCAAGCGGGCGGTTCGGGTGCGCAGGCCGGGCGATGCTGAGCCCAGGCAAGCGCGCCAGCATGATCAGGCTCGGCCTCGTGGTCGCAGCTCGCCGCCTCGGCGCGCCGAGTCGAACTCTTGGGTCAGCAGCGTGATCGGTTTGCTGCTGTTGGCTGGGGCGGGTTGGTATGCCTACGGGCAGTACAGCGAGCGGGTTGTGGCCCTGCCGGAGGCCACGCCTCAAGGCGTCATGAACCCGGAGCCATGGACCAAGCCTCGGGCTACCCAGCCAAACCGTTACCAATGCGATGGGCGGCAGCACTGTTCGCAGATGACCTCATGCGAAGAGGCCAAGTTCTTCATCCGGAATTGTCCTGACACCAAGATGGACGGCGATCGCGACGGGGTGCCTTGTGAGCAGCAGTTGTGTACCGGGATTTTTGGGGGGAGCGGGGTGCTTTGA
- a CDS encoding DEAD/DEAH box helicase, protein MAILIPALGSCVSRMTSGEKRLAERLEQKLDADYLLWYDVPVGPKQSHPDFVVIHPRRGLLILETKDWKLETVQRATRQMWEIAPDGQAKVVINPLAQARHCAIQVVNALERDPQLVHPSGNHQGKLAFPWGHGVVFTRITRKQFEAAGLGEAIESHYVICSDEMLEAADPEQFQQRLWNMFPHAFGSVMSLPQLDRARWIMFPEVRVPTQESLFDDSDEALEMPSIMRVMDLQQEQLARSLGDGHRVIHGVAGSGKTMVLGYRAEYLAKAHTAASKPILILCYNEPLAVKLASVMEAKGLSAQVHARHFHKWCRDQLVAFGQTLPANNLPKNVFFDDMVQRVIEGVDRKQIPSGQYQAVLIDEGHDFAPAWLKLVTQMVDPTTNSLLVLYDDAQSIYERSRSKQFSFKSVGIQAQGRTTILKINYRNTRQILQTANLIAAELLTAEDHDEDGIPLLKPVSCGRDGEAPIIIRLPSLREEVAQMVDQLSAAHQEGHAWGDMAIICRQKSEMRACGELLSRRGLPYQVRERPGQFSPLEDTIKVLTMHVSKGLEFPVVALVGVGHMPAANQSEKDEARLFYVGATRATQRLIIGLSGDGQFAARFAA, encoded by the coding sequence ATGGCCATATTGATACCAGCGCTGGGCAGCTGCGTTTCGCGCATGACGAGCGGCGAGAAGCGCCTGGCGGAGCGGCTTGAGCAGAAGCTGGATGCCGACTATTTGCTGTGGTACGACGTGCCCGTTGGCCCCAAGCAATCGCACCCCGATTTCGTCGTGATTCACCCGCGCCGTGGTTTGCTGATTCTGGAAACCAAAGACTGGAAGCTGGAGACGGTACAGCGGGCCACCCGGCAAATGTGGGAGATTGCGCCCGATGGGCAGGCCAAGGTGGTGATCAACCCCTTGGCGCAGGCGCGGCATTGCGCCATTCAGGTGGTCAACGCGCTGGAGCGCGACCCCCAGCTCGTGCACCCCAGCGGCAACCACCAAGGCAAGCTCGCCTTTCCCTGGGGCCATGGCGTGGTGTTCACGCGCATCACCCGCAAGCAGTTTGAAGCGGCTGGCCTGGGCGAAGCCATCGAGTCGCATTACGTGATCTGTTCCGACGAGATGCTGGAAGCCGCCGACCCCGAGCAGTTTCAGCAGCGCTTGTGGAACATGTTTCCGCATGCGTTTGGCAGCGTCATGTCGCTCCCGCAGCTGGACCGCGCCCGCTGGATCATGTTCCCCGAGGTGCGCGTGCCCACGCAAGAAAGCCTGTTTGACGACAGCGACGAAGCCTTGGAGATGCCGAGCATCATGCGGGTGATGGACCTGCAGCAAGAGCAACTGGCGCGCAGTCTGGGCGACGGGCACCGCGTGATCCATGGCGTGGCAGGCTCGGGCAAAACCATGGTGCTGGGCTACCGCGCCGAATACCTGGCCAAGGCACACACGGCGGCAAGCAAGCCCATCCTCATTCTTTGCTACAACGAGCCGCTGGCCGTGAAGCTGGCGAGCGTGATGGAAGCCAAAGGCTTGTCGGCCCAGGTGCACGCCCGGCATTTCCACAAATGGTGCCGCGATCAACTCGTGGCGTTTGGGCAAACCCTGCCGGCGAACAACCTGCCGAAGAATGTCTTCTTTGACGACATGGTGCAGCGGGTGATCGAAGGCGTTGACCGCAAGCAAATCCCCAGCGGGCAATACCAAGCCGTGCTCATTGACGAAGGACACGATTTCGCGCCCGCATGGCTCAAGCTCGTGACGCAAATGGTCGACCCCACGACCAACAGCCTGCTCGTGCTCTACGACGATGCGCAAAGCATTTACGAGCGAAGCCGCAGCAAGCAGTTCAGCTTCAAGAGCGTGGGCATACAGGCGCAAGGGCGCACCACCATCCTCAAGATCAACTACCGCAACACCCGGCAGATTTTGCAAACGGCGAACCTGATTGCCGCTGAACTCTTGACCGCCGAAGACCACGACGAAGACGGCATTCCGCTGCTCAAGCCGGTGAGCTGCGGGCGCGATGGCGAAGCGCCCATCATCATCCGCTTGCCCAGCCTGCGCGAAGAAGTGGCGCAGATGGTGGACCAGCTCAGCGCCGCCCACCAGGAAGGCCACGCCTGGGGCGACATGGCCATCATCTGCCGCCAAAAGTCAGAAATGCGGGCTTGCGGCGAATTGTTGAGCCGCAGAGGCCTTCCCTATCAAGTTCGCGAGAGGCCGGGACAGTTTTCTCCCTTGGAAGACACCATCAAGGTCTTGACCATGCACGTGAGCAAAGGGCTGGAGTTTCCGGTGGTGGCGCTGGTGGGCGTGGGCCACATGCCTGCGGCGAACCAGAGCGAGAAAGACGAAGCGCGCTTGTTTTATGTGGGGGCCACGCGGGCGACGCAGCGGTTGATCATTGGCTTGAGTGGGGATGGGCAGTTTGCTGCGCGCTTTGCCGCTTGA
- a CDS encoding CAP domain-containing protein, whose translation MKNKMKRTRLTTCASLSVVVIALTACGGGSSDSSDSAGGSVVVGQNGAVDVSSQGTFAQQMLGAVNAVRATARNCGAEAMPAVPAMTWNALLTQSATGHAQDMASNNYASHTSLDGRTYFDRISATGYQSSFTSEVIGGGQTSVSQVVNGWVNSPGHCVVLMSPYAKEMGGGHAVKKGTKYVNYWALNVGSP comes from the coding sequence ATGAAAAACAAAATGAAAAGAACCCGTTTGACAACTTGTGCGTCTTTATCAGTTGTCGTTATTGCTTTAACGGCTTGCGGCGGCGGCAGCAGCGATTCGAGCGACAGTGCCGGGGGCTCTGTTGTCGTGGGTCAAAACGGTGCGGTAGATGTCAGCTCGCAAGGCACTTTTGCGCAGCAAATGTTGGGCGCGGTCAATGCCGTTCGAGCAACGGCGCGAAATTGTGGCGCAGAAGCAATGCCGGCGGTTCCTGCCATGACATGGAACGCTCTATTAACCCAATCGGCAACTGGGCATGCTCAAGATATGGCCAGCAACAATTATGCATCTCATACATCCCTGGATGGTCGAACCTACTTCGATAGAATTAGCGCAACGGGTTACCAGTCCAGCTTTACCAGCGAAGTGATTGGAGGGGGCCAAACGTCGGTTTCTCAGGTGGTGAATGGCTGGGTGAACTCTCCTGGCCACTGCGTGGTTTTGATGTCGCCTTATGCCAAAGAGATGGGTGGCGGGCACGCTGTCAAGAAGGGGACAAAATACGTGAACTACTGGGCCTTAAACGTTGGCTCGCCGTAA
- the pcaD gene encoding 3-oxoadipate enol-lactonase, protein MTFAKINHISIRYQLEGDKDAPVLMLCNSLGTTLEMWEPQMATLLTQFQVLRYDVRGHGQSDVPAGPYSIEQLGLDAIGLLNHLGLTRVDFCGLSMGGMTGMWLGTHHPDRIQRLVFSNTAAQLGTAELWNARLEVLHKEGMAGLTPSILDRWLTQAFQQRAPQAVERVRGMLLGTTPAGYEANVRAIIAMDQRPDIHRIPVPTLVIAGRHDGSTPPALGLEIHQRVSGSRYVELDAAHLSNWEQAEAFSAALMGFLSQG, encoded by the coding sequence ATGACCTTTGCCAAAATCAACCACATCTCGATTCGTTACCAGCTTGAAGGCGACAAAGACGCCCCGGTCTTGATGCTGTGCAACTCGCTCGGTACCACCCTTGAGATGTGGGAGCCCCAGATGGCCACCCTGCTGACGCAGTTTCAGGTGTTGCGTTACGACGTGCGCGGGCATGGCCAGTCCGATGTGCCAGCGGGGCCCTACAGCATTGAACAACTGGGCCTGGACGCCATTGGCCTGCTGAACCACCTGGGGTTGACCCGCGTGGATTTCTGCGGCCTGTCCATGGGTGGCATGACCGGCATGTGGCTGGGCACCCACCACCCTGATCGCATCCAGCGCTTGGTGTTTAGCAACACAGCAGCCCAACTGGGCACGGCCGAGCTCTGGAATGCGCGCCTGGAGGTGCTTCACAAGGAAGGCATGGCGGGTCTGACGCCATCCATTCTTGACCGCTGGTTGACACAGGCTTTTCAGCAGCGCGCGCCGCAGGCGGTTGAGCGGGTGCGCGGCATGTTGCTGGGCACCACACCGGCGGGCTATGAAGCCAATGTGAGGGCCATCATCGCGATGGACCAACGCCCGGACATCCACCGCATCCCTGTGCCCACTCTGGTCATTGCCGGGCGCCACGACGGCTCCACGCCGCCAGCGCTGGGGCTTGAAATCCATCAACGGGTTTCCGGCTCGCGCTATGTGGAGCTGGATGCGGCGCATTTGTCCAACTGGGAGCAGGCAGAGGCCTTTTCCGCCGCGCTGATGGGCTTTTTGAGTCAAGGGTAG
- a CDS encoding Crp/Fnr family transcriptional regulator: MAPTLPAQAALEAMRSAMASYGDISPLSWQMLAAHCRVVGVPKAAVLYASDAVPTSFAFVATGLLRVYVTDADGREYNKNFFAEGSFPGAMTALLTGTASRFTIEALEPSQVVLIDFKRYRELLWSQDDLKIFHIHYLESNWLLAKDAREVEIVQSDAATRYRLFVQDYPDLHKRLPQYHIAAHLGITPTQLSRVRKNFKLST, from the coding sequence GTGGCGCCCACTTTGCCCGCCCAAGCAGCCCTGGAAGCCATGCGCTCTGCCATGGCTTCTTATGGCGACATATCACCGCTTAGCTGGCAAATGCTGGCCGCGCACTGCCGCGTCGTTGGTGTGCCCAAGGCTGCGGTTTTGTATGCCTCCGATGCCGTTCCCACTTCGTTTGCTTTTGTCGCAACTGGCTTGCTTCGCGTCTATGTGACAGACGCCGACGGGCGGGAGTACAACAAGAACTTTTTTGCCGAAGGCAGTTTCCCTGGTGCCATGACCGCGCTTTTGACGGGCACGGCTTCACGCTTCACGATCGAGGCCTTGGAGCCTTCTCAGGTGGTGCTCATTGATTTCAAAAGGTACCGCGAGTTGCTGTGGTCGCAGGACGACCTGAAGATTTTTCACATTCACTACCTCGAGTCCAATTGGCTGCTGGCCAAGGACGCTCGCGAGGTTGAAATTGTGCAGTCAGACGCCGCCACGCGGTACCGGCTGTTTGTGCAGGACTACCCTGATTTGCACAAGCGATTGCCCCAGTACCACATCGCCGCCCATTTGGGGATCACCCCGACCCAACTCAGCCGGGTGCGAAAGAATTTCAAATTATCAACCTAG
- a CDS encoding GNAT family N-acetyltransferase — MVVDWADANVKNLFQLWQAMGADSRVRPDGSELFRSRGWPHRCWVMGATALPVSAAELPLNPDTLYPQLPETIHGHAMAPVIDALGMSEVFAQTAMVWRRNCWPVNALVQSERPLTLITPKGEDQVNTWVEVAALAFGYGIDNSIFHNLARHASAQLVLACAGERAVATALLFRTGKELGLHQFGVLPEAQGNGYASQLLQALLQPAFLRDCEAVTLQASVAGFPLYQKQGFESQFGIRNFRRGLPSDQGLSVAHKL, encoded by the coding sequence ATGGTGGTGGATTGGGCCGATGCCAACGTCAAAAATCTCTTTCAGTTGTGGCAGGCGATGGGCGCCGATTCGCGGGTGCGTCCAGACGGTTCCGAACTGTTTCGCTCCCGCGGCTGGCCACACCGGTGCTGGGTGATGGGCGCGACGGCGCTGCCGGTGAGCGCTGCGGAGTTGCCACTCAACCCGGACACCCTCTACCCACAGCTGCCCGAGACCATCCATGGGCATGCCATGGCCCCTGTGATTGACGCGCTGGGCATGTCGGAAGTCTTTGCTCAAACGGCCATGGTGTGGCGGCGCAACTGTTGGCCGGTCAACGCCTTGGTTCAAAGCGAGCGCCCTTTGACCCTGATCACGCCCAAGGGGGAGGACCAGGTGAACACCTGGGTGGAAGTTGCGGCCCTTGCTTTTGGCTATGGAATCGACAACAGCATTTTTCACAACTTGGCAAGGCACGCGTCGGCGCAGCTGGTGCTGGCCTGCGCCGGGGAACGGGCCGTGGCCACCGCGTTGTTGTTTCGCACCGGCAAGGAGCTTGGGCTGCATCAGTTCGGCGTGTTGCCCGAGGCGCAAGGCAACGGTTATGCCTCGCAGCTGCTGCAAGCCTTGTTGCAACCGGCATTTCTGCGCGATTGCGAAGCGGTGACGCTGCAGGCCTCGGTCGCCGGTTTTCCCTTGTACCAAAAACAGGGGTTTGAATCCCAGTTTGGTATTCGGAATTTTCGACGTGGCTTGCCTTCGGATCAGGGCTTGTCTGTTGCCCACAAGCTCTGA
- a CDS encoding excalibur calcium-binding domain-containing protein — protein MEATTTRFNGTLKQWNDERGIGFLVAEHGGQELFVHVSAFPRGGRPPLAGEALSFEVELDRDGRKRAVRVRRPGDAEPGQARRGSPARPHDRRASSRRSASGSWVPRLVALLLLAAGLGWYAYGRYSERVGAASAAQLPQNAMNPEPWTKPRPAQPALYQCDGRQHCSQMTSCEEATFFVGHCPGTKMDGDGDGVPCEQQLCGGAFSGS, from the coding sequence ATGGAAGCCACCACAACCCGGTTCAACGGCACGCTCAAACAATGGAACGATGAGCGGGGCATCGGTTTTCTGGTGGCCGAGCATGGCGGCCAGGAACTGTTCGTTCATGTGTCCGCCTTCCCGCGGGGTGGCCGGCCACCGCTGGCCGGGGAAGCGCTGTCGTTTGAAGTCGAGCTGGACCGCGACGGCCGCAAGCGGGCGGTTCGGGTGCGCAGGCCGGGCGATGCCGAGCCCGGGCAGGCGCGTCGCGGGTCACCGGCCCGGCCCCATGACCGCCGAGCTTCCTCGCGGCGCTCCGCTTCGGGTTCGTGGGTCCCGCGCCTGGTCGCTTTGCTGCTGCTGGCGGCAGGCCTGGGCTGGTATGCCTATGGGCGCTACAGCGAGCGGGTTGGGGCCGCGTCGGCTGCGCAGTTGCCGCAAAACGCCATGAACCCCGAGCCCTGGACCAAGCCCCGGCCTGCGCAGCCAGCGCTTTACCAATGCGATGGGCGGCAACACTGTTCGCAGATGACCTCATGCGAAGAGGCCACGTTCTTTGTTGGCCACTGTCCCGGGACCAAGATGGACGGTGATGGCGACGGCGTGCCTTGTGAGCAGCAGTTGTGTGGCGGGGCTTTTAGCGGGAGCTGA
- a CDS encoding apiosidase-like domain-containing protein has product MNPDTATANHLIEIEFCSGKAYQDPFVDVILDVTFTEPGGRQLTVPAFWAGGARWLVRYASATMGVHPYTTQCNDVENPGLHHIQGSVTVTPYEGDNLLLRHGAPKVAADNRHFSYGDGTPFFWLGDTWWLGLTSRLNWPGDFQALAKDRHDKGFTVVQIVAGLYPDMPAFDPRGASLAGFSWNADFTSINPAFFDEADARIMHLVDMGLCPCILGTWGYYLNWLGTEKMKLHWRYIMARWGALPVVFAAAGEQVMPWYLSENKAAESAWLKQEWSKVVRYMREINGFHRLITTHPQTSGRSCVDDPGLLDFEMQQTGHGSPTVSHAARATEGWHAQPEMPVVCGESRYEALEITPEVTTTDARQAFWAHLLNSGCAGHTYGANGVWQVNRENDPFGNSPSGRNWGVTPWRQAMQLPGSAHLARAKALLLTLPWHRLEPIALPSISKLTQLWKKFFKSDLLPSRHQHPVAAAATRDGELALYYFLDTRPIAVDGKPFAHPVDAFWFDPANGNTTPMENTKHLARDQTPSAPPGKNGAGDTDWLLVVKRPG; this is encoded by the coding sequence ATGAACCCCGATACCGCGACTGCCAATCACCTGATTGAAATCGAGTTTTGCTCTGGCAAGGCATACCAGGACCCCTTCGTTGACGTCATTCTGGATGTCACCTTCACCGAGCCTGGAGGCCGGCAGCTCACGGTTCCGGCTTTTTGGGCAGGCGGTGCCCGCTGGTTGGTGCGCTACGCCTCGGCGACCATGGGTGTTCACCCGTACACCACCCAGTGCAACGACGTTGAAAACCCGGGCCTGCACCACATCCAGGGCTCGGTCACGGTGACGCCTTATGAGGGTGACAACCTGTTGCTGCGCCACGGTGCACCCAAAGTCGCGGCTGACAACCGCCACTTCAGCTACGGCGATGGAACCCCGTTCTTCTGGCTGGGCGACACCTGGTGGCTGGGGTTGACCAGCCGCCTGAACTGGCCCGGCGATTTTCAGGCGCTGGCAAAAGACCGCCACGACAAGGGCTTCACGGTGGTGCAAATCGTTGCAGGCCTCTACCCCGACATGCCCGCGTTTGACCCCAGAGGCGCAAGCCTTGCGGGGTTCTCATGGAACGCCGACTTCACATCGATCAACCCGGCCTTTTTTGATGAGGCCGATGCGCGGATCATGCATCTGGTTGACATGGGTCTTTGCCCATGCATTCTGGGCACATGGGGCTACTACCTGAACTGGCTGGGCACGGAAAAAATGAAACTGCACTGGCGCTACATCATGGCCAGGTGGGGCGCGCTTCCCGTTGTATTTGCGGCGGCAGGGGAACAAGTCATGCCCTGGTACCTCTCGGAAAACAAGGCGGCTGAAAGCGCCTGGCTGAAGCAGGAATGGTCAAAGGTTGTTCGCTACATGCGCGAGATCAACGGCTTCCATCGGTTGATCACCACACATCCACAAACAAGTGGCCGCAGCTGTGTTGACGATCCCGGTTTGCTTGATTTTGAAATGCAACAGACCGGCCATGGATCGCCGACCGTTTCTCACGCAGCGCGAGCAACAGAAGGGTGGCATGCCCAGCCGGAAATGCCGGTCGTCTGCGGCGAATCGCGGTACGAAGCACTGGAAATCACCCCTGAAGTCACCACCACGGATGCCCGGCAGGCCTTCTGGGCGCACTTGCTCAACAGCGGCTGCGCCGGCCATACCTATGGTGCCAACGGCGTGTGGCAGGTGAACCGCGAGAACGACCCTTTTGGCAATTCGCCAAGTGGCCGAAACTGGGGGGTCACGCCTTGGCGCCAGGCCATGCAACTGCCTGGCTCTGCCCATCTGGCCCGAGCGAAGGCTTTGTTGCTCACCTTGCCCTGGCACCGGCTGGAGCCGATTGCGCTGCCTTCAATCAGCAAACTGACGCAGCTCTGGAAAAAGTTCTTCAAGTCCGATCTGTTGCCTTCAAGGCACCAGCACCCGGTGGCCGCAGCGGCCACAAGAGACGGTGAACTGGCTCTTTATTATTTTCTGGATACAAGGCCCATTGCGGTTGACGGGAAACCGTTTGCCCACCCGGTTGACGCGTTCTGGTTTGATCCAGCGAATGGAAACACCACGCCGATGGAGAACACCAAACACCTGGCCCGCGATCAGACGCCCAGTGCCCCGCCCGGCAAGAACGGCGCCGGCGACACCGATTGGCTGCTGGTGGTCAAGCGGCCCGGGTAG
- a CDS encoding cupin-like domain-containing protein yields MQSETQTEFSCDFAPLFDPPLGQVDVVSGITKEAFESNYRRPRRPVIIDDGAKAWPALKRWQDPAYLVAAAGHRPAFVRDLDAGNIDSASYHEAYQEVRLDELVERLFSDQPPAWYLTQGLIMRGDGLGSMLGRSCWPASLPELACDLVEPPFWPQESLTECNLWLGPGGQSSGLHYDEYDNLNGVVLGSKRWLLFPHDQAKVLLNGARGRDSIAPGFHFSQADRFANERGRARGYECITRPGQLLYVPAGMWHQVFSSNGPSLAVNYWYLSLPRDAVRSAVLHARRYSGFAARKRFLLVLGVIAAKVMLKTAQYGFGKRAPSEIQIGQPGYRL; encoded by the coding sequence ATGCAATCTGAGACGCAAACCGAGTTTTCCTGCGATTTCGCGCCACTGTTTGATCCCCCACTGGGTCAGGTGGATGTGGTGTCGGGCATCACGAAAGAAGCCTTCGAAAGCAACTACCGGCGCCCCCGGCGACCGGTGATCATTGACGATGGGGCGAAGGCCTGGCCAGCTTTGAAACGCTGGCAAGACCCGGCCTACCTGGTGGCGGCGGCGGGGCACCGACCTGCTTTCGTGCGCGATCTCGACGCAGGCAATATCGACTCGGCCAGCTACCACGAGGCGTATCAAGAGGTGCGCCTGGATGAGCTGGTAGAGCGCCTGTTTTCCGATCAGCCACCCGCCTGGTACCTGACTCAGGGGCTCATCATGCGCGGAGACGGGCTTGGCTCTATGCTGGGGCGCAGCTGCTGGCCAGCCTCACTGCCCGAGCTGGCCTGTGACCTCGTTGAACCGCCCTTCTGGCCACAAGAGAGTCTCACGGAATGCAACCTCTGGTTGGGTCCCGGCGGACAGTCCAGCGGCTTGCACTACGATGAATACGACAACCTGAATGGGGTCGTATTGGGCAGCAAGCGGTGGCTGCTGTTTCCGCATGACCAAGCCAAGGTGTTGCTCAACGGAGCCCGAGGGCGGGACAGCATTGCCCCCGGATTTCATTTTTCGCAAGCAGACCGCTTTGCCAACGAGAGAGGGCGTGCCCGGGGATACGAGTGCATCACACGCCCTGGCCAGTTGCTGTATGTACCGGCGGGCATGTGGCACCAGGTGTTCTCCAGCAACGGTCCGAGCCTGGCCGTCAACTATTGGTACCTGAGCCTCCCGCGCGACGCGGTGCGCTCGGCGGTGTTGCATGCCCGGCGCTACAGCGGATTTGCAGCACGCAAGCGGTTTCTGCTGGTGCTTGGCGTGATCGCTGCCAAGGTCATGTTGAAGACGGCCCAGTACGGTTTTGGGAAACGCGCCCCGTCAGAAATACAGATCGGTCAACCCGGCTACCGACTTTAG
- a CDS encoding L,D-transpeptidase Cds6 family protein: MERLKLAISKARDTAAQGRLEQSASPTGGESPSSSAANPSWQSGPKPRAWALPVLPVLLGLAAVVAYWAMSANPEAKQAGAAPEQQVAMVASSPQPVEPAPPAEAVSATAVNTSEPAVAAVAAEPAKPLLPLKDQVEAAVETWRQAWSKRDMKTYLGAYSEAFTPQAGMSRADWTASRYRNVGGRKSIDVQISDLQIEALGDDQARAHFLQDYTSGSTREKQLPKTLDLVRNADEQWRIVGEWQGDPPPFAGSE; the protein is encoded by the coding sequence ATGGAACGACTCAAACTCGCGATTTCAAAAGCCAGAGATACTGCCGCTCAAGGCCGTCTGGAGCAATCGGCCAGCCCGACGGGTGGCGAGTCGCCAAGCTCTTCTGCGGCAAATCCTTCCTGGCAATCCGGGCCCAAACCCAGGGCCTGGGCGTTGCCGGTGTTGCCGGTGCTTTTGGGGCTGGCTGCGGTGGTTGCCTACTGGGCCATGAGTGCCAACCCCGAGGCAAAACAGGCAGGCGCCGCACCCGAGCAGCAGGTTGCGATGGTGGCCTCATCTCCTCAGCCCGTCGAGCCTGCCCCGCCCGCAGAAGCGGTCAGTGCAACCGCCGTGAACACCAGCGAACCAGCCGTTGCCGCTGTCGCAGCCGAACCCGCCAAGCCTCTGCTTCCGTTGAAAGACCAGGTGGAAGCCGCGGTGGAAACCTGGCGACAGGCCTGGTCGAAGCGCGACATGAAAACCTACCTGGGCGCCTACAGTGAAGCGTTCACACCGCAGGCTGGCATGTCTCGCGCGGACTGGACCGCCAGCCGCTACCGCAATGTGGGCGGGCGAAAATCCATCGACGTGCAAATCAGCGACTTGCAGATAGAGGCGCTCGGCGACGATCAGGCGCGCGCGCACTTCCTGCAGGACTACACCTCGGGCAGCACCCGCGAAAAGCAGTTGCCCAAAACACTGGATCTGGTTCGGAACGCCGATGAGCAATGGCGCATCGTGGGCGAGTGGCAAGGCGATCCCCCGCCCTTTGCCGGGTCAGAATAG
- a CDS encoding aspartate carbamoyltransferase has product MLNAITNNRFTVASLALLLLGMGAAHAQTMDHSRMDHGTHMNPSAPDQRQAGVAQRGKDVMPFNLAATTHIFTKTAQGGVQQVVVKQDADNAAEQIHLTRLHLQEIRDQFLTGDFSGPTSIHGQDMPGLSALKAARPGQIAIAYKALDDGAELRYVTPDADLVSALHQWFDAQLSDHGKDAKAGHADHGAMHQR; this is encoded by the coding sequence ATGCTCAACGCCATCACCAACAACCGATTCACCGTTGCATCGCTTGCTCTTCTTCTGTTGGGCATGGGCGCCGCCCATGCACAGACCATGGACCATTCCCGGATGGACCATGGCACCCACATGAACCCGTCCGCTCCAGACCAGCGCCAGGCAGGCGTTGCGCAGCGTGGCAAAGATGTCATGCCCTTCAACCTGGCCGCGACCACCCACATCTTCACCAAAACGGCGCAAGGCGGCGTTCAGCAGGTGGTGGTCAAGCAAGACGCCGACAATGCCGCCGAGCAAATCCATCTGACCCGCCTGCACCTGCAGGAGATTCGCGACCAGTTTCTGACCGGCGACTTTTCAGGGCCGACAAGCATTCACGGTCAGGACATGCCCGGACTGAGCGCATTGAAGGCGGCCAGGCCAGGGCAGATTGCCATCGCCTACAAGGCACTCGACGACGGCGCCGAATTGCGCTACGTCACGCCCGATGCCGACCTCGTGTCGGCGCTGCACCAGTGGTTTGACGCGCAGCTGTCCGACCATGGCAAAGACGCCAAAGCCGGGCATGCCGACCACGGCGCCATGCACCAGCGGTGA
- a CDS encoding nuclear transport factor 2 family protein, whose product MNTMEIASKLVELCRQGKNAEALDSLYADDVVSVEAAVPPGMDREAKGLDAVRGKGKWWEDNHEVHSASVTGPWPHDDRFVVGFQIDVTHKPSGQRMKMDEVGLYQVRDGKIVREEFFYDMGA is encoded by the coding sequence ATGAACACCATGGAGATCGCCAGCAAGCTGGTTGAACTGTGTCGGCAGGGCAAGAATGCCGAGGCGCTGGATTCGCTGTATGCCGACGATGTGGTCAGCGTCGAGGCCGCCGTGCCCCCGGGCATGGACCGCGAGGCCAAAGGCCTGGACGCCGTGCGAGGCAAAGGCAAGTGGTGGGAAGACAACCACGAAGTTCATTCGGCATCGGTCACAGGCCCTTGGCCGCACGACGACCGGTTTGTGGTCGGGTTCCAGATCGACGTTACCCACAAGCCCAGCGGTCAGCGCATGAAAATGGACGAGGTGGGTCTCTACCAGGTGCGCGACGGCAAGATCGTTCGTGAGGAGTTTTTCTACGACATGGGCGCCTAG